The following coding sequences are from one Virgibacillus necropolis window:
- a CDS encoding TRAP transporter small permease yields MKRFVQALEKLQITVGVIFLCIFFLVIVLQIVTRYMGISVIWTEEVANYSFIWAIFMGAAVMVNRREHFNFDFFLRKLQGKKKASLNIFNDLVLIVFNTIIFLLGIQVVSEFWNYTWASIPEMKMGYIWIAIPIMAGTMIIYSVSHLMNHIQLLKAKEVSE; encoded by the coding sequence AGGGGTCATATTTTTATGTATTTTCTTTTTGGTAATTGTCCTGCAAATAGTTACAAGATATATGGGAATATCAGTCATCTGGACGGAAGAGGTTGCAAACTATTCCTTCATCTGGGCCATTTTTATGGGGGCTGCGGTAATGGTTAACCGTCGTGAGCACTTTAACTTTGACTTCTTTTTAAGAAAGCTGCAGGGTAAGAAAAAGGCTTCGCTAAACATTTTTAATGATTTGGTGTTAATTGTCTTTAATACGATTATTTTCTTGCTAGGTATACAGGTTGTCAGTGAGTTCTGGAACTATACATGGGCGTCGATCCCAGAAATGAAAATGGGCTATATATGGATCGCTATTCCAATCATGGCTGGAACGATGATAATCTATTCCGTGTCACATTTGATGAACCATATTCAATTGCTCAAGGCAAAGGAGGTAAGTGAATAA
- a CDS encoding TRAP transporter large permease: protein MGFLLLGLFIILMLIGIPIAFVIGIVALLGIFDIPYTPEATVPMKMVNGLDSFVLLAVPLFILAANLMNSGKISEKLIDLSLAIVGPIRGGLAHSNILVSMMFAGVSGASQADTAGVGKILIPSMQKNGYDKETSVGVTAASSTIGVVIPPSIPMIIFAGLTNASIGALFLGGIIPGILIGLSMMVFVYIIAVKRNYPRAKRVEFKKFVKLFGQAIPALLTPIIIIGGIISGFFTATEAAAVASLYTLIVCMLYYKTLKVKDLPKILMDTLALSSLSLFALAAASALGELMSYYQLGTIAQDFFTNNVSAKWLFLIIIIAFFLFIGTFMDAIPAMILFVPVILPTALEFGIDPVHLGLIVVITLAVGLITPPYGLCLLLAAKIGNMSIERSFVAVIPYIAIIIVVLLFIAFLPDIAFYIPRMINPSLF, encoded by the coding sequence ATGGGATTTCTATTACTTGGACTATTTATTATATTGATGCTTATTGGCATACCGATTGCCTTTGTAATTGGAATTGTGGCATTACTCGGGATTTTTGATATTCCTTACACACCTGAAGCGACCGTACCGATGAAAATGGTGAATGGGCTGGACTCCTTTGTATTGTTAGCTGTTCCACTGTTCATTTTAGCCGCTAACTTGATGAATTCCGGGAAAATTTCAGAGAAGTTAATCGATCTTTCTTTAGCCATTGTCGGTCCGATCCGTGGAGGTCTTGCACATTCGAACATACTAGTATCCATGATGTTTGCAGGAGTTTCTGGTGCATCACAAGCGGATACAGCCGGGGTAGGGAAAATTCTTATTCCAAGCATGCAAAAGAATGGTTATGATAAGGAAACTTCTGTGGGGGTTACAGCTGCCTCTTCAACAATTGGTGTTGTTATCCCTCCCAGTATTCCGATGATCATTTTCGCTGGACTAACAAATGCTTCCATTGGTGCGTTATTTCTGGGCGGGATTATACCAGGTATATTAATTGGACTAAGTATGATGGTATTTGTTTATATTATAGCCGTTAAGCGAAATTACCCGAGGGCTAAACGCGTAGAATTCAAAAAGTTTGTCAAGCTATTTGGACAAGCCATTCCTGCGTTACTAACACCCATTATTATAATTGGGGGAATTATCTCTGGGTTCTTTACTGCAACAGAAGCTGCTGCAGTAGCATCCCTATATACATTAATTGTATGTATGTTGTACTATAAAACATTAAAGGTCAAAGATTTACCAAAGATACTAATGGATACACTAGCATTAAGCTCGCTCTCGCTATTTGCATTAGCGGCCGCAAGTGCTTTAGGGGAATTGATGAGTTACTATCAACTTGGAACGATAGCACAGGACTTCTTTACAAATAATGTGAGTGCAAAATGGTTATTCCTTATCATAATTATCGCGTTTTTCCTATTCATTGGTACATTTATGGATGCAATACCAGCAATGATTCTATTTGTACCGGTCATTTTACCAACAGCTTTAGAGTTTGGAATTGATCCCGTACATCTCGGATTAATCGTTGTTATTACGTTAGCAGTTGGGCTCATTACACCACCATATGGATTATGCTTATTACTCGCGGCGAAAATTGGGAATATGTCGATTGAACGATCGTTTGTGGCAGTGATACCCTATATCGCTATAATTATTGTTGTCTTACTGTTTATTGCATTTCTACCAGATATTGCGTTTTATATTCCGAGAATGATTAATCCAAGTTTGTTTTAG
- the rpiA gene encoding ribose-5-phosphate isomerase RpiA — protein sequence MILVEQFNNKKLAAEAAVTYIKSGMTVGLGSGSTVNWMLKKIGELVQDGLTIKGIPSSIKTETLAREYGIPLTDFSNVTTIDLAIDGADEIDDQLNLLKGGGGSLVREKIVDAMASELIIIADQSKIVSQLGAFSLPVEIVPFGFELTARNIAELGGVPTLRKKDNRVFVSDNGNYILDCKFDNIQNPKRLHEKLKLLVGVVETGLFVGMTDKLIVARNGKIETLVNTR from the coding sequence ATGATTTTGGTAGAACAATTTAATAACAAGAAGCTAGCTGCTGAAGCGGCGGTTACCTATATAAAGAGTGGTATGACGGTTGGATTAGGTTCAGGTTCCACCGTAAATTGGATGCTGAAGAAAATAGGTGAGCTTGTACAAGATGGACTTACTATTAAAGGAATCCCATCGTCGATAAAAACAGAAACCTTGGCAAGAGAATATGGAATTCCGTTAACAGATTTCTCTAACGTCACTACTATTGATCTTGCCATCGACGGTGCAGATGAAATAGACGATCAGTTGAATCTTCTAAAAGGCGGAGGAGGATCGCTTGTCAGGGAAAAAATTGTCGATGCGATGGCTAGTGAACTAATTATTATTGCTGATCAATCAAAAATCGTCTCGCAATTAGGTGCTTTCTCCCTGCCAGTTGAAATAGTACCATTTGGCTTTGAGTTAACAGCAAGGAACATCGCCGAACTTGGTGGTGTTCCAACATTACGGAAAAAAGATAATCGTGTATTTGTATCTGATAACGGGAACTATATTTTAGATTGCAAGTTTGATAATATCCAGAACCCTAAGCGCTTGCATGAGAAATTGAAATTGCTAGTCGGTGTCGTGGAAACTGGATTATTTGTAGGAATGACCGATAAGTTAATCGTTGCACGAAACGGAAAAATTGAAACACTAGTTAATACTAGATAG
- a CDS encoding sugar kinase — translation MNDVITIGEAMIAFNPSSTGPMKFVNTFEKKVGGAELNLAIGCARLGLKAGWISRLGNDEFGKYIKTFARGEGIDVSQVKFVDGYPTSLNFKEIMEDGNVRTFYYRDKSPTLSMKAEDLNDSYFQQAKILHITGIYAAIDPKNIEILNRAIELAKKHGLKISFDPNIRLRMWSKEEAKQALSTILPHVDILLAGDEEMDIIIGEKDSKAIIEKAKSFGISYVAVKQGAKGAVGYHNGEIIESPPIKASKVVDTVGAGDGFNAGILYGILHNWTLEKTLRFANTIGSMVVSVVGDNEGLPYYEDVQEQLGEKERIER, via the coding sequence GTGAATGATGTAATTACGATTGGAGAAGCGATGATCGCCTTCAACCCTAGCTCAACAGGACCGATGAAATTTGTAAACACATTCGAGAAAAAAGTAGGCGGCGCGGAGCTGAATTTGGCTATTGGTTGCGCCCGCTTAGGACTTAAAGCTGGCTGGATTAGCAGATTGGGCAATGATGAGTTCGGAAAATATATAAAGACTTTTGCGCGTGGTGAGGGAATTGACGTATCACAGGTCAAATTTGTGGATGGGTATCCAACTTCATTAAATTTTAAAGAAATAATGGAAGATGGAAATGTGCGGACTTTTTACTACCGCGATAAATCTCCAACATTAAGCATGAAGGCGGAAGACTTAAACGATAGCTATTTCCAACAAGCAAAGATTCTGCACATAACCGGGATTTACGCCGCAATTGATCCGAAGAATATCGAAATTCTTAACCGAGCAATCGAATTAGCGAAAAAGCATGGCTTAAAAATTTCTTTTGACCCAAATATTCGTTTGCGTATGTGGAGTAAAGAAGAAGCAAAACAAGCATTGTCCACTATCCTACCGCACGTCGATATTTTACTTGCGGGCGACGAAGAAATGGATATTATTATAGGGGAAAAAGATTCTAAAGCCATTATCGAAAAAGCCAAATCGTTTGGAATTTCATATGTGGCAGTTAAACAAGGGGCTAAAGGAGCTGTTGGCTACCATAACGGTGAGATAATCGAATCACCTCCCATCAAAGCATCGAAGGTTGTAGATACAGTTGGTGCAGGAGATGGTTTCAATGCCGGTATACTTTATGGGATTTTACACAATTGGACATTGGAAAAAACGTTACGATTTGCTAATACAATTGGCTCGATGGTAGTGAGTGTAGTTGGTGACAATGAAGGATTACCATATTATGAAGACGTACAGGAACAGCTTGGTGAAAAAGAGCGGATTGAAAGATAA
- the hxlA gene encoding 3-hexulose-6-phosphate synthase has protein sequence MKLQLALDRLTRDECIRIVKETEKEMDIIEVGTGVIKEYGMAIVREMKELFPDKQIVADMKTCDAGKHEALQAFEAGADITTVMAFSANSTITDMLNVASDKGSRLMVDLLEVRSRERVKELHDLGVDLVSLHVGKDKQAEESFNTDLFSLLKGFEFEVTVAGGINLDKISAVVQEKPDTIIVGSAITKAEDPKKVAARMRAYL, from the coding sequence ATGAAGCTACAGCTTGCGCTAGATCGATTGACAAGAGATGAATGCATCCGCATTGTTAAAGAAACAGAAAAAGAAATGGATATCATTGAAGTGGGTACAGGGGTTATTAAAGAATATGGGATGGCTATTGTCAGGGAAATGAAAGAGCTATTTCCAGATAAACAAATCGTCGCCGATATGAAAACCTGTGATGCCGGAAAACATGAAGCGCTGCAAGCATTTGAAGCTGGTGCAGATATCACCACCGTAATGGCCTTTTCCGCAAATTCAACCATTACAGATATGTTGAATGTCGCAAGTGATAAGGGAAGCCGTCTAATGGTTGACCTTTTAGAAGTTCGTTCAAGGGAACGAGTGAAAGAACTGCATGATCTTGGAGTTGATTTGGTTAGTCTTCATGTTGGAAAAGATAAGCAGGCAGAAGAATCATTCAACACGGATCTATTTTCATTATTAAAAGGCTTTGAATTTGAAGTTACGGTGGCCGGAGGAATTAATTTAGACAAGATTTCTGCTGTTGTACAAGAAAAGCCAGACACGATCATAGTAGGAAGTGCGATAACAAAAGCGGAAGACCCAAAAAAAGTCGCTGCTAGAATGAGAGCATACCTTTAA
- a CDS encoding YfcC family protein — translation MQSDQNKKRKQKLEMPDTYVILFIVLLMAVIATYIVPAGSFERETIDGVERVIPGTYSGVEGDTIGFMDIFLALQEGMVQSGGLIFLVLFAGGAFEVIERSGAIKGGILRAVNKTRGKEFWLIAIVSILFALGGAVGAVANSVIPFVAIGIIIARALKLDAIVAVAITFGATFAGFNVGFLNPYTVGIAQSIADVPLFSGMLFRVIVFIVIVGVTIAYTWRYAKKILDDPSKSMVGILDESQGSEDELKAPFTTRHKLILSFVGLALLFFVFATIQFKWTINHMAAFFIIIGLVSGAMAGMNYNKTALTFLDGCAKLVYGALIIGVARAILIVMEDAQILDTVVNALSIPLEELTPVFAALGMFVANALLNFLVPSGSGQAMISMPILTPLADMVGITRQVAVQAYQFGDGFTNSIFPTSGPLMASLAVAGVAWIKWAKWMLPLFLIWVLIAIIMLTIGVLINWGPV, via the coding sequence ATGCAATCAGATCAAAACAAGAAACGAAAACAGAAATTAGAAATGCCTGATACATACGTGATTCTTTTTATCGTATTGCTAATGGCTGTCATTGCAACCTATATTGTGCCAGCTGGGTCCTTTGAAAGGGAAACGATCGATGGAGTCGAACGAGTCATTCCCGGGACATATAGTGGAGTGGAAGGTGACACGATTGGCTTTATGGATATTTTTCTAGCTCTACAAGAAGGTATGGTTCAATCCGGTGGCCTAATATTTTTAGTTCTATTTGCAGGAGGAGCATTTGAAGTAATTGAGAGATCAGGTGCAATTAAAGGTGGAATTCTTCGCGCTGTCAACAAAACACGCGGTAAAGAGTTCTGGTTAATTGCTATCGTTTCCATATTATTTGCACTTGGAGGAGCAGTTGGGGCAGTAGCCAATTCCGTCATTCCATTCGTCGCAATTGGTATTATCATAGCACGTGCGTTAAAATTGGATGCAATTGTAGCAGTTGCGATCACATTTGGCGCAACATTTGCAGGCTTTAATGTTGGGTTTCTGAACCCATACACAGTAGGAATTGCCCAGTCAATTGCTGACGTTCCACTATTCTCAGGTATGTTATTCCGGGTTATCGTGTTTATTGTCATTGTCGGTGTAACAATTGCGTACACGTGGCGGTATGCAAAGAAGATACTTGATGATCCCTCCAAAAGTATGGTGGGCATTTTAGATGAATCACAAGGTTCGGAAGATGAATTAAAGGCACCTTTTACGACCCGCCATAAGCTGATACTAAGTTTTGTTGGACTTGCATTACTGTTTTTTGTCTTCGCTACCATTCAATTTAAATGGACAATTAATCATATGGCTGCATTCTTTATTATCATAGGACTTGTCTCCGGAGCCATGGCTGGAATGAACTATAATAAAACAGCGTTAACATTTTTAGATGGTTGCGCGAAGCTAGTTTACGGCGCTTTAATTATCGGTGTTGCTCGTGCTATTTTAATCGTTATGGAAGATGCACAAATTCTTGATACGGTTGTAAACGCCCTTTCCATACCCCTTGAAGAACTCACGCCTGTATTTGCGGCTCTTGGAATGTTTGTAGCAAACGCGTTGCTAAACTTTTTAGTACCTTCCGGAAGCGGACAAGCAATGATTTCGATGCCCATCCTAACACCACTTGCTGATATGGTTGGTATCACTCGCCAAGTAGCTGTACAGGCTTATCAATTTGGCGATGGGTTTACGAACAGTATTTTCCCTACATCCGGACCACTTATGGCAAGTCTTGCCGTAGCTGGTGTAGCTTGGATAAAATGGGCAAAATGGATGCTTCCTTTATTTCTTATTTGGGTGCTAATTGCCATAATTATGCTGACCATAGGAGTTTTAATTAACTGGGGTCCGGTTTAA
- a CDS encoding beta-N-acetylhexosaminidase family protein, whose product MLIKNRNAFVTRALILSLAPILFMLLANSSYVDAEEHEQESELNMNPIPQEMQIVGQGFPLTPVVGLVIGESTDEAAIREVEQTLKEADVKRIIRKSEGESKPNTPVTIWIGGPSENQDSSKILQELSVDGPEKLKEEGYVLASRLTGDKRIVLAGKDKAGTYYAAQTFEQLIQEREGRDWIPSIEIRDWPVMALRGSIEGFYGPPWNHDDRLSQLEFYGENKMNSYIYAPKDDPYHREDWREPYPEEELNELKELIDKANENHVEFTFSLSPGNTVCYSGDQDFELLMDKMEAVWDLGVRSYAIFLDDISYELHCEQDIEKFGDDPDPTAAAQAYLLNRFNESFIKTHEGAERLITVPTDYAGNHTNTYREQFADLVHDDTIVMWTGPAVVPEEITSEGAKEVSEIFKHDLFIWDNYPVNDFDRNRLFLGPLVKRDADLTENGVIGLAANPMNEAEASKIPLYTIADYTWNPYNYDPKESWERSIQSFGGDAAEALKTFAENSYSSRITDKESLTLEPLLDKFWEAYMNNDAEEEAGSLLAEFENLQTVPDRLQKNMDNKQFLEEIDPYLKKLELSGEAGVVAVNLLMSEKAGDSNSADQYREELTSLISQLDEIPQEMGKFVIKPFLIQAIYGEYVLSRPLDGVNKVRGAGELIQYTPKHGDTTRTNIYGYEVTVVEGTIVERGGNNSSIPDNGYVLSIHGSDWLMENALLGAEVEIEDGQVLITIPK is encoded by the coding sequence TTGTTAATTAAAAACCGAAACGCGTTTGTAACAAGAGCCTTGATACTTTCCTTAGCACCAATTCTATTCATGTTGTTGGCTAACAGCAGTTATGTTGATGCAGAAGAACATGAACAGGAGAGTGAGTTAAACATGAATCCGATTCCTCAGGAAATGCAAATAGTAGGACAGGGCTTCCCACTAACCCCTGTAGTTGGTCTGGTTATTGGAGAGTCCACGGATGAAGCGGCGATTCGTGAAGTTGAACAGACTTTGAAAGAAGCTGATGTAAAACGAATCATCCGTAAAAGTGAAGGAGAGTCGAAACCAAACACCCCTGTAACCATTTGGATTGGTGGTCCTTCAGAGAATCAGGACTCCAGTAAGATATTACAGGAACTTAGTGTGGACGGGCCAGAAAAGTTAAAGGAAGAAGGGTATGTGCTTGCTTCTCGTTTAACTGGAGACAAGCGTATAGTACTAGCTGGTAAAGATAAGGCTGGAACATATTATGCAGCACAAACTTTTGAGCAGCTGATTCAGGAAAGAGAAGGGCGTGATTGGATCCCTTCGATTGAAATTCGTGATTGGCCGGTAATGGCGCTACGAGGATCGATTGAAGGATTTTACGGACCGCCTTGGAACCATGATGATCGATTAAGTCAGTTAGAGTTTTATGGAGAAAATAAAATGAATTCCTATATTTATGCGCCAAAAGATGATCCTTACCATCGAGAGGATTGGCGCGAACCATATCCGGAGGAAGAATTAAATGAATTGAAGGAACTAATTGATAAAGCAAATGAAAATCATGTGGAGTTCACATTTTCCCTCTCTCCAGGTAATACGGTTTGTTACTCAGGAGATCAGGACTTTGAGTTATTAATGGATAAGATGGAGGCGGTATGGGATTTAGGTGTGCGATCCTACGCTATATTTCTAGATGATATCAGCTATGAGCTTCATTGCGAACAGGATATAGAAAAATTCGGAGATGATCCAGATCCGACGGCTGCAGCACAAGCTTATCTTTTAAATCGCTTTAACGAATCGTTTATCAAAACGCATGAAGGTGCAGAACGTTTGATTACAGTTCCAACTGACTATGCAGGAAATCATACAAACACATATAGGGAACAATTTGCTGACTTAGTACATGATGATACGATAGTGATGTGGACAGGTCCTGCAGTCGTTCCTGAGGAAATCACCTCAGAAGGGGCAAAAGAAGTTTCGGAAATCTTTAAACATGATCTGTTTATTTGGGATAATTACCCCGTGAATGACTTTGATAGAAATCGTTTGTTTCTTGGTCCACTTGTAAAACGGGATGCTGATTTAACAGAAAACGGTGTGATTGGACTGGCAGCAAATCCAATGAATGAAGCAGAAGCCTCCAAAATTCCATTGTACACAATTGCTGATTATACATGGAATCCATATAATTATGATCCCAAAGAATCATGGGAACGTAGTATTCAATCATTTGGGGGAGATGCCGCTGAAGCATTAAAAACGTTTGCAGAAAACTCTTATTCTTCTAGGATTACCGATAAGGAATCCTTAACCTTAGAACCTTTGCTAGATAAGTTTTGGGAGGCTTATATGAACAATGATGCGGAGGAGGAGGCAGGAAGTCTGTTAGCAGAATTCGAGAATCTGCAAACGGTACCAGATCGTCTGCAGAAAAATATGGATAATAAACAATTCCTTGAAGAAATAGACCCATATTTAAAAAAACTGGAATTATCAGGGGAAGCAGGGGTCGTTGCTGTAAATCTATTAATGTCTGAGAAAGCAGGGGATTCCAATTCAGCAGACCAATATAGAGAAGAACTAACCTCCTTGATTAGTCAGCTGGATGAAATTCCGCAAGAAATGGGTAAATTTGTAATAAAACCATTCCTCATACAAGCTATATATGGAGAATACGTTCTTTCAAGGCCATTGGATGGCGTGAATAAAGTTCGCGGTGCGGGGGAGCTCATCCAGTATACACCTAAGCATGGCGATACCACCAGAACCAACATTTATGGATATGAAGTTACCGTGGTAGAGGGAACAATTGTTGAAAGAGGCGGGAACAATTCCTCGATTCCTGATAATGGTTATGTATTAAGTATACATGGTAGTGATTGGCTTATGGAAAATGCGTTACTCGGTGCAGAAGTTGAAATAGAAGATGGTCAGGTGCTTATTACTATACCTAAATAA
- a CDS encoding amidohydrolase, with amino-acid sequence MEKQTLFIDGEVITVNGSNQVTEAVAIKGNRIQAVGSTEDILTLKDENSEVIKLNGNTLMPGFIDSHLHITMYGTNALSISCKSEHIQSIDNLLKDIKKRATSTPKGEWIRAWGYHEGNIAEKRFPTKEEMDTVTTDHPILVVRTCGHISAVNSHALRLANIDKNTPDPDGGRFEKRKDGELTGLMVENAHMKMFTVASFTDEEMRKAHKIASEHFAEKGITSIHDATGYGLDNIHALQADSQKGVIKQRIYAMIGALSKPQDVVKHMVDSGIFTGLGDNKFKIGPVKLFLDGSSSGPTIWTRDPYTSDPENFGVHYFKQEEVDELFIPAHAKGWQITSHAQGDAAIDMLLKCIEKANELYPRQDTRHRIEHAGIATPDLIKRMKEQNVVPIPNPAFHYEYGDGYIENYGERAAHMYPLGDYLKEDVVAAIASDCPVTDFSPIRGIHTSLTRQSHSGQIVGENQKVSLLEAIRMYTINGAYASFEEDVKGSLEPGKLADLILFDRSLMNTDTDELLEAQVEWTMIDGEIVYNKTKVEVKS; translated from the coding sequence TTGGAAAAACAAACTTTATTTATTGATGGAGAAGTTATAACGGTTAATGGTAGCAATCAAGTTACAGAAGCAGTAGCTATAAAGGGGAATAGGATCCAAGCAGTTGGGTCAACCGAAGATATCCTAACACTAAAAGATGAAAATAGTGAAGTTATTAAATTGAATGGCAATACATTGATGCCCGGTTTCATTGACTCTCATCTGCATATTACGATGTATGGGACTAATGCACTTTCAATTTCATGTAAAAGTGAACATATTCAATCCATCGATAATCTACTGAAAGATATAAAAAAAAGAGCAACTAGTACTCCTAAGGGGGAATGGATCCGAGCTTGGGGTTACCATGAGGGAAACATAGCAGAAAAACGTTTTCCAACAAAAGAAGAAATGGACACTGTTACAACAGACCATCCTATTCTTGTAGTGCGCACATGTGGGCATATTTCAGCTGTGAATAGTCATGCACTTCGCCTGGCTAATATTGATAAGAATACCCCTGACCCGGATGGTGGAAGGTTTGAAAAAAGAAAAGACGGAGAACTCACGGGACTAATGGTCGAAAATGCTCATATGAAAATGTTTACCGTGGCTTCTTTTACAGATGAAGAAATGAGAAAGGCACATAAAATTGCTTCTGAACATTTTGCAGAAAAAGGGATCACATCTATTCATGATGCTACAGGCTATGGTCTAGACAATATACATGCTTTACAAGCTGACTCACAAAAGGGTGTTATTAAACAGCGCATTTATGCAATGATTGGGGCATTAAGTAAACCGCAAGATGTTGTTAAACATATGGTTGATTCAGGAATATTTACTGGATTAGGGGATAATAAGTTCAAAATTGGACCAGTGAAACTATTCCTTGATGGCAGTAGTAGCGGTCCAACCATATGGACACGTGATCCTTATACGAGTGACCCAGAAAACTTTGGTGTTCATTATTTCAAGCAGGAAGAAGTTGATGAATTATTTATTCCCGCCCACGCAAAGGGTTGGCAGATAACTTCTCATGCACAAGGTGACGCTGCAATTGATATGCTGTTAAAATGCATCGAAAAAGCAAATGAATTATACCCTCGTCAAGATACAAGACATCGAATTGAGCATGCAGGTATAGCAACACCCGACCTAATCAAAAGAATGAAAGAACAAAATGTAGTACCGATACCAAATCCTGCATTCCATTACGAGTATGGAGATGGATATATTGAGAACTATGGGGAACGTGCTGCGCATATGTATCCACTAGGAGACTATTTAAAGGAGGATGTTGTAGCAGCAATTGCATCTGACTGTCCTGTTACTGACTTTTCACCAATTCGTGGGATTCATACTTCATTAACACGTCAATCTCACTCAGGACAAATAGTTGGTGAAAACCAAAAGGTTTCTCTCTTAGAAGCTATAAGAATGTACACGATTAATGGAGCGTATGCATCTTTTGAGGAAGACGTAAAAGGAAGTTTAGAACCTGGAAAATTAGCCGATCTCATTCTTTTCGACCGTTCATTAATGAATACCGATACTGATGAACTATTAGAAGCACAAGTAGAATGGACAATGATTGATGGTGAAATTGTTTATAATAAAACCAAAGTAGAAGTCAAGTCATGA
- a CDS encoding sodium:solute symporter family protein, producing the protein MGIYIPFIITVSYMVIAVILGYSAGKGRNMDDAEEWGVGSRSMGPIMMYLLIGAGGVSAYTFMGSPGWAFSKGVPVLYVVIYLTYMAIVAWYFGPKVWELGKKYNHVTQSAAISDRYESKQLGGLASIVTSIGILAYAILQTTGAAYILNVMSYGLIPTWVGVFISLGVISIYLYKSGLKAIGVTNAFQGGLMLVVSWFVGLWATHQFTGGYSFRPIFERVKADIPEFMTLPGALGDMNVTFWTTSILISIFSIWQTHWIQWMGANSKKSIKRAATLLPTFYIVLIPMIVVGFIGIFMYPNLANPDTVAIQMAVDNMPVIVAGLLGAGTLAAAMSSSEPCIHATALSYSKDVLQPLLKWDDDTAGKWTRRLIFPIMVFIIAPISIMEPASLVYILLIGYGFIGQAFPAIVGMFFWPRATKQGTFWGLFGGFIVTVLFSFVYPHPLGVHAGIWGLLVNMSVFVTVSLMTKPASRETIERFFPDMVDELYEEDTPTNTIEAK; encoded by the coding sequence ATGGGTATTTACATTCCATTTATTATCACTGTTTCCTACATGGTAATTGCTGTGATACTCGGTTATTCCGCGGGTAAAGGGAGAAATATGGATGATGCGGAAGAATGGGGTGTTGGTAGCCGAAGCATGGGGCCCATTATGATGTATCTTCTAATTGGTGCCGGGGGTGTTAGTGCATATACGTTCATGGGTTCACCAGGATGGGCCTTTTCTAAAGGTGTACCTGTTTTATATGTTGTAATCTATTTAACGTATATGGCTATCGTTGCTTGGTATTTCGGTCCGAAAGTATGGGAACTCGGGAAAAAATATAATCACGTTACACAGTCAGCTGCAATATCTGATCGTTATGAAAGTAAACAACTAGGGGGATTAGCCTCAATTGTTACTTCAATTGGAATTCTGGCCTATGCAATACTTCAGACAACTGGAGCCGCTTATATCTTGAACGTAATGAGTTACGGTTTGATTCCTACATGGGTCGGTGTTTTTATATCTCTTGGTGTTATTTCTATCTACCTGTATAAAAGTGGTCTAAAAGCGATAGGTGTTACAAATGCCTTTCAAGGTGGATTAATGTTAGTTGTCTCATGGTTTGTAGGTCTATGGGCTACTCACCAATTTACTGGAGGTTATTCATTCAGGCCTATTTTTGAACGCGTAAAAGCTGATATTCCGGAGTTCATGACACTACCTGGGGCGTTAGGTGATATGAATGTTACATTTTGGACAACTTCGATATTGATTTCTATTTTTTCTATTTGGCAAACTCACTGGATACAGTGGATGGGAGCAAATTCAAAGAAGTCTATCAAACGAGCAGCCACTTTACTACCAACGTTTTATATAGTACTCATACCAATGATAGTAGTTGGCTTTATTGGAATCTTTATGTACCCAAATCTTGCAAATCCAGATACAGTAGCTATTCAAATGGCAGTAGATAATATGCCTGTAATTGTCGCAGGTCTTCTAGGTGCTGGTACGTTGGCTGCTGCAATGTCTTCCAGTGAACCTTGTATTCATGCAACTGCCCTTAGCTATAGCAAAGATGTACTACAACCACTTTTAAAGTGGGATGATGATACCGCTGGAAAATGGACGAGAAGATTGATATTCCCAATCATGGTTTTTATTATCGCACCTATCTCCATCATGGAGCCAGCAAGTTTGGTGTATATATTGTTAATAGGATATGGATTTATTGGACAAGCATTTCCGGCAATTGTCGGTATGTTTTTCTGGCCAAGAGCAACAAAGCAAGGTACATTTTGGGGGTTATTTGGAGGATTTATTGTAACCGTACTATTTTCTTTCGTGTACCCTCACCCGCTTGGCGTTCACGCTGGAATTTGGGGGTTATTGGTAAACATGTCTGTCTTCGTTACTGTTTCATTGATGACAAAACCTGCGTCTAGAGAAACAATCGAACGTTTCTTTCCTGACATGGTAGATGAATTATATGAAGAAGACACACCGACAAATACAATAGAAGCAAAATAA